TTGTATTGTCCGCAAGCAGTTTATTACAACATGGTTATGGAATCGGTTACATGTTTTTGAGGTATCCGCTCCTGCTCCAGCCGCTTACTGTTTTGTGTCAGGAATTTGTACATCCTCTTTTCATCGGCATGGAGCAAGGGCAATTGTTTCGGCTTGTTCTTGTTGGTTACTGCGAAACGATCAAACGCTGCATAGGTTTGTGCATCCATCAGGAAGCATTCTGCATCGGGATAGCTTTCCCGCACCATGTTCACCATTTCAAAACCTGCTGCATCAAGGTCAAACCAGCAGAACAGTTTTGTTTTGGCAAGCCAGGGCAGGTGTCTGCTCAACCTACTCTTGAAGCCTTCACCAAAAATGGCCACCGCATTCTTCATTTTGGGGAAAGTAATGAAGCATGTTTGATTTTCGATAATGAAAACGTACTCCGGCACCCATTGCAGCCACGCTGCATCTTCTAATGAAAGCGAACATTCATCATATCCGAGATGTGGTTTCAGCGCATCATCCAGAATCCTGATTTGTGTATAAGGAGCGATTTTCTTGAGATGGTAGCGTTGCGAAAAATCATTGCTGGAAATATTGATGGCTTCTGGTGGCAGCAATATGTCCAGCAGCTTGCGCAACAGCTGACTGTTCTGCTCGATGAACTTGGAATGCACTTCGATGGGAAGTTCACGGATGTAATACGGATGCGGCGGGGCATGGCTAGTAAAATAGCTGCACACCTTGATCACGTCTTCCCAGATAGCTTCCTGTTCAAGCAATACAGCAGGATGTTCAGCTGCCCATTGTTTTAGTGCAGGGAAACAGCTTGAAAGGTTTGCATAGGCACGCTGTATTGCAGCATGGTTCAGTTCCCGCTTTGTGAAGTGAAGGAAGTCTTCCATCGTATCAAAATATATCCTGACAGGAACCGATTGCTTGCTGCCATTGACAGTACGCTCTTTCCAGTCGATCGAGTAACCTTTGCCCCTTTCCTTTTTGGATTGCTGATACAGTGGCAAAAGGTCATTTTTCCAGTCACTGAAATTGCTGCCCGAGAACTGCTTGTTGGCGGGAATGTTCAAAGGGAAGCTGTTCTCACCCTTTAGCTGTGATGAGACGATTCTGAAAAAAAGCTTGTCGGCCTTTGCAAGCAGTTCGTTGGGTGTTATCATGCTGATTGTTCGGCGAGTTGTTTGAACTCTTCTTTCTTTTGGTAATATTCATCCATTGTCAGATTATAAACAACGGAATGTTGTTTGTTCTTGATTTCCACGAAGTGCACTGCATTGATATAGGGCTCTGCAATATTGATCTTATCAAGCGGTGTTACCACCAATAGCTGTAAGTTCAACTGCTCGCAAAACTCCATGAGAAATTGGCTTTTCTCTGGGTCGAGCTTGCTGAACGCTTCGTCCACAGTGATAAACCGCAGGCTTTTGTATTGCTTGCCGGGTTGGAAGATGCCGAACTGATGGGCAATGGCAGCACCGAGTATCGCATAGGTAAACTGCGCCTTCTGTCCTCCCGAATAACTCGCTGTGTTGTCGTGGTACTGGCCAGCTTTCCCTTCCGCAAAAGAATATTCCCTTGCACTGAACGTAAGCCAGTTCCGTACATCCGTTACCCTGCGCCGCCAGGTTTCTTCCTTTTGCAGTTCGCTGATCAGGTCCTTGATTCTGTTGAAAACTGCTTCCCTGTATGCCTCATCCTTCTGCGCCGCAAACTCGATGGTATTTGGAATGGTGGCACTGAGTTTCTCCTTGAATTCCTTGATACCCTGCTCCTTGTTTGCCCTACACTCCAGTTGGAGATAGGTATCGGGATTCTTGTTGAAGGTAATTTTCTTCAACGGGATGTTGAGCTCTTCTATAATCTCCTTGATCTTGTCCTCTTCAGTTGTCAACCATGCCCGGTAATTGGTAAGCGCATCCAGCATACTCTTGTCCATATAGTCCTTGAACCTGCGCTTGTGTTCCACCAGCCGCTGGTTCCTGATCGTCCGGTAAAGATCTTCCAATTCATTCAGGCTATTGAGGTCTGCACTGATGTTCATGACATCGCCACTCCAGTCAGGAAATTCTTTCAGTATGCTTTCCGATGGATTCACGAACTTACTAATGAGAGATACCGTTGTGATTTGAAGTTTATTGAGGCCATCGCTTGCCAGCCGGTGGCTGCCATTGACCTTCTCGGTCAGTTTCTTCCTGAACAAGGAAAGTTCTGCAAGGCTCTCGGGTTGCAGTTTTTCAATTTCCGCTTCCTGGATGAAAGCCGATATGCGCTGCATTGTTTCGTCCGCTAACGGCTCAGTCTGTAGCTGCAGTTTGCGTAAGTTACTTTGGTTGTGCTCTTCTTCCTTTTTACCGAGCCTCTTGAGATAACCTTCCTTATCCCTCCTTCTGTTGCCAAGAACCTTTTCAACTTCCTCAAGCTGTAGCGTCAGCGTTTCATATTTATCAGAAGTTTTCCTAAGCTCATCAATCTGCCGGTTAATGCCTTCGATCTTGACCGCATGTTGCTGCCAGTTGATTGACTGATAGGATTTCACGTCCGCTATCAAGATAATGAGCGGCCGCCTTTCCTCAATGGATTTTATCCTTGGCGTGAGTGACTGTTCCTGTTGAAACAGCCTATCGCTCTCTTTTTGAAGCCGCTGCTTTTCCTGTACCAGCAGCTGTATAGTTTCCTTGTTGTCCCACCCCAGCGTGTAGTGGAGCTTGCTCCAGCGATTGGGCCTGTCATCCTTCTCATGGCGGTTTGCGTTGCGGATAAGGCCGTTGGAAGTAATGGCCTTAAAGGAGTCATGGAAAATGTCCAGTTCGTCCGTGCAGAAATAATTGAATCTTTCGAGTAATTGCTGTTCCAGCCATTTACTGTAAGCCCCCGATTGTTTGATGTCCAATTTATTAACGAGTTCATCGTTGCCGGTTGGCCATCGTTTTAAGGTGTCACTACCCCTTCCATCGATGCGCTGGTAAACAAGTTTAGTCCTGAGGTTATTGGTATGGACAAAATGGTTAACTGCCTTGTTGTATTTCTCTGGTATCAGCAGCTGCATGGAAAAACTGTGCAGTACCCTTTCGATGGCATCCTCCCAATGGCTTTCGCCGTCCTTTACTTTCAATAGTTCTCCAACAAAAGGAAGCTCGTCTTCCCCAGTTTCCAGGAGTTCGACCAGGCGTGCCCGCACATGGACAAGTTCCTGAGGGATACGGTTGCGCCTGGCCTGTAGGGAAGCTATATTTTCTTCGATGGATGCAATCTCGTTGTCGTTTTTCTCTTTGGCTGAACGCGCAATGAAACGGGAATGTAACAATTGGTTGTATTCCGTTTCCAGTTTGTTGTTGAGCTGCTCTGCCTGCACAAGGTTCTCTTTAAAGGAGGCTTCTGTCGGTTCGGTATGCAAACCCAGCTTTTCGGCAAGCTTGCTATAGTCATCCGATTGTGCTTTTTTGTTGTCCCTTTCCCTTACTTCGGAACTCCTGTTGTTCTCCAGCAACTGGATTTGCACATCAATGTTGAGCGATGCCTTTTGGGTGATCAGGTTTTTTTGTTCGGCTTCCAGTTGAACGATAGCTTTTTCCACTTCCAGCATCTCGCTTTTGTCAGCGCTGATGTCCTTTTCCAGTTGCTGGATATGCTGTTCCAGCAGGTCAAGTTCCAGGCTATCAAGGAAGCAAGGGAGCTGTTCCTGAATGGTAGAAACTTCTTGCAGTCGTGTGTCAGCATCGGCCAGCAGTTCCTTGTGCTTGATGACAGGCTCCAGCAACTGCAATTGCCGTTCATCTTTCTGGATGGCTTTGTGGCTGAGCATCAGGTCTGTGTAATGGTCATACAGGTTCTTGAACTGTTCCTCTGCGAAAGGCTCTTCGAGCATCTGACTACGGATGAACTGTGTGAGGTCGCCCAGTACCTTAATGCCCACGGTCTGGTTGAAAAGCGAGAGTGCTTTTTCCTTAAGCCCAAAAAGTTCGCTAAACCGCGCCGCATAATCCTTGAAACTGTCAAATAAATCGGTCTTGGCGTACTGCCGCATCAGCTTCTTCCTCCATTCGCCGCGTATATCGAAATGCCCTGTTCCAAAATGGTCGTTGATGTTAAGGGGATAGGGAGCCACGATGAACACTTTCTTGAGCGAGCCTGCACTGTACCAACGTATCTGCACCAGTGTAATAGTGTGTTGGGTACCTGCGTTCTGAAAGCATGCCAGCAGCACGGAATACGGATTATCCGATTTTTTTCGTAGCTGCTCCGTACTGGAACGCTCTTCCGATTCGAGAAAGGTTTTGCCGTAATTGCCCCAGAAATAGGAGTTTTCATCCCGGTCCTTCTTCTGGTCGGTGCCTGAGGACTGGTTATAGAAACGCTTGCCGCTTGGAACGAGCAGCGTTAGCAGGGCATCGATCAGGGTGGTCTTGCCACTGCCATTTGCCCCTGTCAGCAGCGAGGTCTTCCCATTGGGCGATATTTTATAGACCTTGCCGTGGAAGGTTCCCCAATTGAAAATTTCCATATACCGCAGGCGATATCCGCCTTCGGCGTTATTCTGATTGAATAGTGTTGGCATGGGCTTCTAGCTTTAACTTGATCTCCTCCAGTTTCTCATTATCCACAAGTGCTTTGATGATCCGTTTTACTTCGTATTGGTTGTTGTCCTTATTGACCGTGTCTTCCCTCGTCAGCTTGAGCACACCGATGTTCATTAGGCTGTTGATAGGCCTGGACAGCTCCTTCCAGAGTTTGCTCTTGTTCGTCTGTTCCTTGTAGAAAAGTTCGATACCTTCCTTGATGTCCTTCTGTGTTAGGAACAGTTTTGTTCCCTCGCTTTTGATATCGAACTCTTCGAGCATCTGCCGCAGGATCACGCACAATAACGTGGTCTCGTAGTTCAGTGTCTGCTTGCGCATCAGGCGTGGCAATGGGTTTTCTTCATCCTCCGCTTCCTTCGGCTGCACAATGCGTGCAAACCCGTCAGCTTCACTGATGACGAGGTCGATGCCGATCTTGCCAAAGTACTCCTGTATGGACGACTTCCAGACCTCAAGATCACGCCAGGCCGCTTTGTCATCGGAGTAGATAGGGCCTTGCAGCAGCTTGATAATAACATGGGCGTACAGTGAACGACCGATCGCAGTTTCCATAGTGTCAGCTTTGCGTTTTAACATAAAGAACCATGGGTATGTTGAATTTCCTGCCGTTGACCCATATCGGGTCGATGGTTTCCTCTAATATGATATGGGAGCTGCTGGCAGTGGCAATTGAGAAATAGCCGATGACTTCGCTAAGCCCGTTCTCCAGACCGTACTGATCGATTATTTCCTTTAGGCTCACCTGTGTCTTGCCTTCCAGCATAGCATCGATCCTCCCTGCCAGCTTCTTTTTGTCGATGGCAAACTGGTCGAATAGCGAACCGAGATCAACACCCTCCGATAGCTCACCACCCGCCCCGTCGGGGAAGGTTACCGCCCCCATTTCGTCCTTCTCTGAACTGAGCTCCCACCTGTCAAAGAGGTTCAGCAGGGGCGCGTCTTCGATTGCAAGGAATTGCTCGTCCCTAAACTTGCTCTCTGTCAGGCTGTATGCCAGTTGACGTATATCACCAATCAGTTCCATCGCACGCCTTCTCTCAAGCAGGTTCTTCTCTGCCAGTACACGACTAATTTTCTCGCTCAGCTTTTTGTTAGCATCGATCACTTTCCGCCCTGATACATGCAGGTAACGTTTGAGGTTCTTCAGAAAGCGGTCGTTGTTGTAGTCAATATCCCTTTCCTGGAGCAATTTGTAGAGCTGGTCCGTTAGCTGCGAAAAATTCTGTTGCCTTCTTTCGTCCATCAGGAACTCCCAGAATGCCTTAAAACTCTTTCCCTGGTCTTTGGTTTCGATTTCATCCAGTGCATCAAGGGCGAAGACTAGCAGCGACCCTTTTACCATGTCCTTCTCAGCGTACTTTCTCTGTATATCTTTTCTTATCTGCTCGAAGTTTTGTTCCACTTCGGTAAAGTCGCTGAGCAGCTCCCTCGCAATCTTATTGAGGTCATAGAATCGTTCCTTCAGTTCTGTATCGTCATACACGATCGGTGTCTTACCTGTTTTCAGCAGGTTGATCTCGTTCTCAATTTCCCATTTTTTCTTTTCCAGCTCCTGTATCCGCACTTCCGCATTTTCATTGCTCAGTTCAATCATTTCCTGGAGCTTGAAAAAGATATCCCTGAACCGGCTGTTGGTTCCAACGAACTCTCTTGTTTGGAGGTCATCGATCCATTTGAGGACTTTCTGCGTATCGCTGGTCAGCTCGTGTAGGTCTTCACCATCGTCCCCTGGATATTTGCGCAGGAATCCCGCATTGCTCCATTTCTCGATGTACTGCGTGGCTTTTACCGAAATATCATCGAAGAGAGTGTTAGCTTCCAGTTCCTCGTCCCGTTCCTCATATTCCAAGTCTTCCATGTAACCTTCCAGCCTGCTCCGAAGCTCCGAATTGCTGATGGTAGTGACATGGGAGTCCTTGAACACTTTATAGAAAAAAGACAATGTAAACGGTGCACTTTTAGCCCTGAGTAATGTCAAGGCTTTGGAGGTTTTAAATTGCAGTGAGAGTTCATCAAAAGTCATTACTTAAAAATAAACAATATTGTGGCGTTTATCTATGAATAATAGCGCCCGTTCGATGTAAATTAATAAGTCATAATTTTTGGGTGGTGCTAAATAATGGTAGAAAAAGGCTATTTTCTCCTCACAAACTTGAAATTTCTGTTATTCGCTATAAAAAGAACTTATTCAATTTGATCCATAACAATAGCATTGATCTTGTTATTTCCCTCTTCAAAGGACGTGGGGATGTTTTCGCACTATACTGGGAAAAAGGCGGCAAATCTGGCTATATGCCAGCTTATCATTTTGATCCTTACAGGTATAAGGTGCATAAAATGAAAGGAGGAACGCTCAGTAATTTCTCCGAGAAAACTTATCAGCCCTTAACAGAGGACCAAATTACCAAACATTTACAGGGAGTCCATCTTATTGGTCTTTACCCTCTTTTAACAGATAATACTTCGTGGTTTATCGCGGCAGATTTTGATGAAGAGAACTGGACCGATGACAGCCGTAAGTTTCTGGCTTTTTGCCAACAAAAGGTATTCCTGCTTACCTTGAACGTTCCCGTTCCGGAAATGGTGCACACGTCTGGGTTTTCTTTGAACAGCCCTACCCGGCAAAGAAGAGTAGGAAAATACTGCTATCATTACTGACAGACGCTCGTATCATTTCGACATATGATAAGAATTCCAGTTTTGACAGGCTGTTTCCCAACCAGGATACACTTTCTGGAAAAGGCTTAGGCAACCTTATAGCCCTGCCTTTTCATAAACCAGCTATGGATAATGGGAATAGTTGCTTTCTTGCCCCCGAAACAATGGAAGCTTATCCCGATCAATGGCACTTCCTTACAACCATACAAAAAGCACAGGTATCTATCTTAGATGATCTATATGATCAATTAAAGTCTACTGCATTTTCTACAAACAATACCTCCAATCAGGGATTAAGTATAATATTGAACAATGTAATCACTATCGCCAGACAAAATTTGCCGATTAGCCTAGTTAACTTTTTGAGAGAGGAACTGAATTTCGCTAATACAGAATTCTTTATCCGCCAGAAGACCGGCAAAAGTACTTATGGAAGCAAACGCTTTTTCAGATTTATTGAAGAATCAAACGATCACATTATTATTCCCCGTGGATTTGCCGGACGGCTGCTTCGGTTTTGCATGGAAAACAATATCAACTACAAACTAGACGATCAACGTCACAAAAAGCCAAATCAGCCTTTCGAGTTTAAGGCAACATTACGGGATTATCAGCAACAAGGAGTTTCTGCAACAGTAAAAAAGGATATAGGAGTAGTGGTAGCACCTCCCGGCTCAGGCAAAACATTAATAGGTTTAAAAATAATTGCTGATAAACAACAGCCTGCACTTATTGTTGTGCATAGGAAGCAACTAATGGAGCAGTGGGCAGAACGTATTGAAACCTTTTTGGGAATTCCCACTCACAAAATAGGTAAAATAGGACAAGGAAAGTATAAGCCAGGAAAGCTGATCACGCTGGCCACTATTCAAAGTCTGGTAAAAGCTATAGCCAATACATCTAATAGTGACCTTACCAGCTCATTCGGAACCATATTAATTGATGAATGCCACCATATCCCTGCTGAAACTTACCGCAGTACCATCCAGCAGTTCAATAGCTATTACCAGTATGGTCTTACTGCAACACCATTCCGTAAATACAACGATGGCAAACTAATCTTCATTCATTTGGGTGATGTTATTACGGAAATCAGCAACCAACAGGTAACTAAATCTCCTCAACCAACAATAGTTATAAGAGATACATCTTTGGATGTACCTTATAACCAGAAAACAGACAGGTTTGAAACCTTGTCAAAAATTCTGGTACATGATTCGTCGAGAAATAGTCTGATTCTAAAAGATATACTCAAAGAACTTGGCAGCGGAAAGCGCGTAGTCGTATTAACTGAACGCAAGGAACACATAGATTCATTGTATCAATGCCTGAAACAATCCTATGAAGCCATTACTTTAAGCGGAGATGATAGCGCATCCAGCCGGAACGCAAAATGGAAGCAATTAAAATCAGGGAATTACCAGGTACTGATCACCACTGGCCAGTTTTTTGGAGAAGGAACTGATCTGGACAATGCTAGCTGCCTGTTCTTAGTTTATCCATTCTCATTTGAAGGAAAGCTCATCCAATATATAGGCCGGGTACAACGATCAGAAATAGCACCTGTCATTTATGACTACCGGGATGTTAAGATTGATTACCTGAACAAATTGTTTTTAAAGCGAAACACCTATTACAGGAAGTTAATCCGCCAAAGATCGTTGTTTGATGACCCGATAGAGGAAATTGCGCCTGTTGCCACAAATGATACACTTACCATAGAAAAAGAAATAAAAGTTTCGCTGGAATCCCTTGAATTCAAATACGGTGCGATAGGTTTTTCATATACCTACAAGGAGCCAAACGAGAAACTTGAATTTGAAATACCGCATGAAGATATCAGACCGGAGTTTGACGTTTTGAAGCCTTATTTTATTAAAGTGCTGAAAATCAAAAACATAACTGTTTCTATATATGCGGAACTGGAAAAGGGGGCGCTGGTATCACAATCAGCAGATTCTGCCGATGTAAAGATGATCAATAAAGAAATCATTGAGGGGGTACGATTCAGATTTGTTACAAAAACAATCTTGGGTAAGTTCCCTTTACCTGAACGCAACGTGCTGGACATAACCCAGCTACAAACAGGACAATCTCTTTATGAGACAGGAGAGGACTTGATTGCAGATATATTGAAGCAGCCACATTTTAAGCATCATCAACAACTCCGCTACCTGGCCGAAAAACATGCCGGACATATTTTAAAGATCAGGTTTGTACTTCAGCCTTTCTCCTTTGTGTTCCTGCTAGAAGGAGAGGAAATGTATCATGTGATATTAGAAACCCTGGATACCGAAGAAGCCAGCTACTTATGGCATTTTGAAAAGCAGCGGTCGCTATTACCTGTCTTTTTAAAAGAATTAGACAGGCAGCTTGATATTATCAGAAAGCAAGGTAGGCACGCTTTTATCACTGCTGCACCAGAAAATTTCAGCCGGATTGTTCATGATTATAGCAACCAACAAAAAGGGTTTATAACTTGGAAATATATGCTAGAGGAGCAGATGTCATGACAACCAATCATTTAAGGGGATAAAAAGGTAATAAACGGAAAATAAAGCAGGCATGGTCCACAACCTTATATGCCTTTAATAAAAGCCGCTAAATCCTGATGAAGCTGTTTAACACCCACAGTCTTTAATAGCTCCAGGGCATATAAATGGCAGTTTTTCATTTTAATACCACTTCCACACAAACATGGAGCATTCCTTTTCAACCGTTGGGATTCTATTAGCGCATTTAATACATTTATGGCAGCACCTTCGCTAAGTAAAAGTTCTTCTCTATAAAACTGCTTTACTCCGCTGAAAGCATGTTCATATTCTTTTCCTGCATAGTTTTTTACCTCTATCCGGTATAGCTGATTTGCGAAAAACGGATAGACTTTTTCAGCAATAAAATCTGCAATTGATATTCCTTTTACCGACATAGCTATAAGTCTATGTGTAATATCAATGCAGCAAATACCATCAGAGCTAATGTGCCAGTCGATATCCCTAGGTATTATCCGACTCACTTCCTGGACTATAGGAATACAATAAGGATAAGTCTGAGGGACGACGATTGCTATTTGAAACGTCCCCCAGTACTCCCCTTTGGCACCACATATATCCAACTCTCCGTCAACACGCCAGCAATTATATTTTCCATTGTACCGGTAAGATAGTTTGGGAAACCTACGGTCAACTTCAGCAAAGTGCTTTTCGAAGAGAGATTTAGCAGCATGGCTCATCCGAAATAGGGTTTACTCGCTGACGCAATGGATGCAAGATTACCTATCTGCCTCTGCGGCGATGCCTGGCTTTTTAGCTGCAGGTTGCCATTAAGGTCAGTAGCTATAAAGTTTTGTCTCTTCAGATAGCTAAGCCAGTCAAAATCGTGCTGGGTATAATTAAAGTTCCTGTCAGGTATCTGGTAAATATATCTGTCATTTTCGCTGCCGGTACGTTTACAGACAGGTTTGAAAAAGGCAGCACTCTGCGGCACTTCCTGTACAATATGATCCCCTACAACTATACCATTGCTCTGGGCGCTGGCCTGCATTTTAGGCGCAAGACTTGTATGCAGGCTGCATGTGGTGATTTCGGAAATTTCACCCAGACCGGCGGAAGCCCATACAACATCCTCTTCATAACCCAGGTCTATGCCTATACGTGTAAAAATGGTTTCTATCCCCTGCTCATTAAACATATTTTTCAGGTCTTCCTTTACAAAATAGGTGAATGTGCTGGAAAAGTGTAGGGCGTTTTGCACCGCGTCAGCTGTTTTTATGCTTTTCCCTCCAAAATAAACGAATAAGCCATCCCCTTGTAGTCTGTGTATATAACCGCCGAATATTAGGCATGTATGTATCGCCGCACGCTGAATCGTATTCGTGATGATGAGTACCGTTTGTGGAGTATAACGCCTGAATAGATTGGTGGAGCGCTTAATATCCACAAACATGGAGATTATGTAGTGGTTCTCTATATGGTCTGTACCTTTCAAATGGGCGAAATCAGGATGTGCGCCAAGTTTTTGTTCAAAGTCAGGCTTTACTCCCAACTGCTGGGCAAGTGCGGCAAGGCCAGGCTGAAGCATCTTCTCCGGTATCTGCCGGTTGAAAGCTTCGTAAGAGAGCCCTTTTGAAAAATTCCTGGACTCATTAACCACGGTTTGATGTAAACCTCTATTTACCGGGTCCGCAGAAATGGCGTCCCGGATTGTTTTCACGTAATCATCGTAAATCTTCATATTCCTATTTTATGTTGTTTATAATAAGTGTTACCAGCGGTATGAACAAAGCGAACTGAACCATCATTATCACACCTGCTATCTGCAACCTCCTGAACTTTTTAGCAAGCCCGGCTGCCAGCTTATGAACCTGGCTTCTCATATCATCTATTGCCTGTTGGTCAGTTTCATTTTCGGAAAGATGGCGGAACTGGCTTTCTGCAACCGCAGCTACATCAGAAAAAAACAACAGTGAACCTGTTTGCCTGCTCAGGTAGGGGGTCGAGGTAACCAGTAAAATGATCATGTTGGAAAGCCCCAGCGCCAGTAGGGTAATCATCAGTATATGCGTACCCAGGCCACACTGAACCTTATCCAACAGAGAAGGGTATATAGCAATCAGTCCACTCACAATAAAAGTGCTCAGCCCCAGATATACGTTAAGCTTGTTATTGATGCTGTCGAAGTAGTGGTCATACCTTTCCATTGAAAACTTTAATCTTTCATATTCTCTGTTCATCCTTTAATGTTTTGAGGGTCATTACCATAAGAATTTTTCTCACGTATCCTGCCATCTCTGCCGTGTATAAGCATTTCAGATTGGTTGTTAATAGCCATTTGCCGTGCGCGGGCAATTGCTTCGGCCTGGGTATCATAATTATTGGCCACCCTGTTGCTGCCGGCTGACTTTGCCGACCATTGGTTACCATTGGGAACCACATGCACGTTCTTCTGTTTTTTCATAATTTTTAATTAAATTGACTATACCTAAATACGGAGATGCGTTATCTTTTACTCATCAACCATGTTCCCTAACATACCAAATGTGTTACCTAACGCTTTTGGGTATTAAACTGATTGCTTTGGAATGGAAAGAATTAGAAGGTGAAACCATTGAGAATCTAATAGAATTTTTACAACTGGAAGGCAACTCCGAAGATGAGGAATGGGCTGAAGCTGCCTTTGTGAATGTTGTTTTCCGGTTCAGAGAAGATCTGCTTGAAAAATGCACAGAAATGTGCCTGAAAAGCAATTATACAGAAACAGATGCGGAAGAGATCACCAACCGCGTATTTGAACGGGTTAAAATGTATCCCACTTTCAAATCTGCGGGATGTAAGGTAAAGGACATTATAAAATGCTTCAAATTTTACCTATACAGGATTGCAAGAAATGAGTTTGCAGATTACCGGACACCAGATGATAATCCTTATACAGGGGATGAACAGATAATCACTTCATTGATTGACCCATGCAGGGAATACGAACCGGAAACGCTGAAATCTCTTCAGGAAAAAGAAAAGCTATTAGACAATATATTTTCAAAGCTTACCCCAAAGCATAAAACCATCTATCTCACATATCTATATTATGAACATGAAGGCCGTTATTTACCGAGAAAACTGGTTAAAGATTTGTCTGAGGTACTCAAACTAGCCAAAGGTAGTATCCGGGCATACAAAAAAGAGGCTTTCGAACTTGTAAAATCAATGGGATATGGCAAATAATCAGACATTATTATCAGAAGAAAATATATATTCCTGGATTTGTTCCACAGGGTACTTACTGCCAAGTAACGAACAGGAACTGTCGCGTTTTGAGCGACTGCACCCACCCGGCAGCAGAAAGGTAAATAGTGAGGCAATAGACCCTTTTGCTATTTTAAATGGTATCAGAAAGAGAAAGGTGCTTTCTATCCACCAAGCAG
This genomic interval from Chitinophaga horti contains the following:
- a CDS encoding ATP-binding protein, with amino-acid sequence MPTLFNQNNAEGGYRLRYMEIFNWGTFHGKVYKISPNGKTSLLTGANGSGKTTLIDALLTLLVPSGKRFYNQSSGTDQKKDRDENSYFWGNYGKTFLESEERSSTEQLRKKSDNPYSVLLACFQNAGTQHTITLVQIRWYSAGSLKKVFIVAPYPLNINDHFGTGHFDIRGEWRKKLMRQYAKTDLFDSFKDYAARFSELFGLKEKALSLFNQTVGIKVLGDLTQFIRSQMLEEPFAEEQFKNLYDHYTDLMLSHKAIQKDERQLQLLEPVIKHKELLADADTRLQEVSTIQEQLPCFLDSLELDLLEQHIQQLEKDISADKSEMLEVEKAIVQLEAEQKNLITQKASLNIDVQIQLLENNRSSEVRERDNKKAQSDDYSKLAEKLGLHTEPTEASFKENLVQAEQLNNKLETEYNQLLHSRFIARSAKEKNDNEIASIEENIASLQARRNRIPQELVHVRARLVELLETGEDELPFVGELLKVKDGESHWEDAIERVLHSFSMQLLIPEKYNKAVNHFVHTNNLRTKLVYQRIDGRGSDTLKRWPTGNDELVNKLDIKQSGAYSKWLEQQLLERFNYFCTDELDIFHDSFKAITSNGLIRNANRHEKDDRPNRWSKLHYTLGWDNKETIQLLVQEKQRLQKESDRLFQQEQSLTPRIKSIEERRPLIILIADVKSYQSINWQQHAVKIEGINRQIDELRKTSDKYETLTLQLEEVEKVLGNRRRDKEGYLKRLGKKEEEHNQSNLRKLQLQTEPLADETMQRISAFIQEAEIEKLQPESLAELSLFRKKLTEKVNGSHRLASDGLNKLQITTVSLISKFVNPSESILKEFPDWSGDVMNISADLNSLNELEDLYRTIRNQRLVEHKRRFKDYMDKSMLDALTNYRAWLTTEEDKIKEIIEELNIPLKKITFNKNPDTYLQLECRANKEQGIKEFKEKLSATIPNTIEFAAQKDEAYREAVFNRIKDLISELQKEETWRRRVTDVRNWLTFSAREYSFAEGKAGQYHDNTASYSGGQKAQFTYAILGAAIAHQFGIFQPGKQYKSLRFITVDEAFSKLDPEKSQFLMEFCEQLNLQLLVVTPLDKINIAEPYINAVHFVEIKNKQHSVVYNLTMDEYYQKKEEFKQLAEQSA
- a CDS encoding Wadjet anti-phage system protein JetD domain-containing protein; this translates as MITPNELLAKADKLFFRIVSSQLKGENSFPLNIPANKQFSGSNFSDWKNDLLPLYQQSKKERGKGYSIDWKERTVNGSKQSVPVRIYFDTMEDFLHFTKRELNHAAIQRAYANLSSCFPALKQWAAEHPAVLLEQEAIWEDVIKVCSYFTSHAPPHPYYIRELPIEVHSKFIEQNSQLLRKLLDILLPPEAINISSNDFSQRYHLKKIAPYTQIRILDDALKPHLGYDECSLSLEDAAWLQWVPEYVFIIENQTCFITFPKMKNAVAIFGEGFKSRLSRHLPWLAKTKLFCWFDLDAAGFEMVNMVRESYPDAECFLMDAQTYAAFDRFAVTNKNKPKQLPLLHADEKRMYKFLTQNSKRLEQERIPQKHVTDSITML
- a CDS encoding DUF3375 domain-containing protein, which encodes MTLLRAKSAPFTLSFFYKVFKDSHVTTISNSELRSRLEGYMEDLEYEERDEELEANTLFDDISVKATQYIEKWSNAGFLRKYPGDDGEDLHELTSDTQKVLKWIDDLQTREFVGTNSRFRDIFFKLQEMIELSNENAEVRIQELEKKKWEIENEINLLKTGKTPIVYDDTELKERFYDLNKIARELLSDFTEVEQNFEQIRKDIQRKYAEKDMVKGSLLVFALDALDEIETKDQGKSFKAFWEFLMDERRQQNFSQLTDQLYKLLQERDIDYNNDRFLKNLKRYLHVSGRKVIDANKKLSEKISRVLAEKNLLERRRAMELIGDIRQLAYSLTESKFRDEQFLAIEDAPLLNLFDRWELSSEKDEMGAVTFPDGAGGELSEGVDLGSLFDQFAIDKKKLAGRIDAMLEGKTQVSLKEIIDQYGLENGLSEVIGYFSIATASSSHIILEETIDPIWVNGRKFNIPMVLYVKTQS
- a CDS encoding DUF4194 domain-containing protein; translated protein: METAIGRSLYAHVIIKLLQGPIYSDDKAAWRDLEVWKSSIQEYFGKIGIDLVISEADGFARIVQPKEAEDEENPLPRLMRKQTLNYETTLLCVILRQMLEEFDIKSEGTKLFLTQKDIKEGIELFYKEQTNKSKLWKELSRPINSLMNIGVLKLTREDTVNKDNNQYEVKRIIKALVDNEKLEEIKLKLEAHANTIQSE